The following nucleotide sequence is from Candidatus Jordarchaeales archaeon.
TCTTAATCTTCTTATCGACGGCTTCTGCTCTTCTTAAAGCGTCATCCTTGAACGTGGAGATGAAAGCCCTTATCTTACTTTCAACTCTCTTTATGCGCTCGAAGACTTGTTCGACGACGTCAACTGCCGTGACCTCTTGCGTTTTAATCTTACCGACTAATTGATGGCACGACAAACGGTTAAGATGCACTTCCTCACACCTTCCTAAAGTATTCTTGGCGCTTTAACGAACCCGTTTTCGCTCTCGTGAGCACTTTTTAGGACGACTTCTTGCGGGAGGGACTCACCCTCCTCGTCCTCGCGAAAAACGTTGTAGAGGTCTAGGACGTGAAAGGTAGGTTCGACATTTGAAGTATCAACCCTGCTGATAATGTCGAAATACTCTACTATCTTCCTTAACTGTTGCGCGAACTTTTCTTCTTCATCTTTCGTAAGCTTTATCCTCGCAAGCCATGCCACATGTCTTATAACTTCTTCCGTGATCATTTTTCTCCACGCCCCTTTTCCGCTAACCTAGCTTTCTTAACTAAGAGCTGACCCCTGAAATCATCCCAATACGTTTCTGCATCGACTATTTCAACCCTCTTCTTGTAATAAGGAGCGTCTAACACTAAGGTTTCGTACTCGCCCCCTTCTCCCGCCATGCTCACTCCATACGTCTTCTTGAGGAGTAGAAGGTCTGCTATGGCTGCGTGATCCAACTTTCTTCCAAGCCAGTTGCGCGTGAACCCCAGCGCGTAAACTCCGCAAAACCTAGCGTCGAAACCTAAATTCACTACGTTTAGGAGTAGGAGTGTTTCGTTTATATGCCAGAGTGGGGTGAAGTATTTTAATTCCAACCTTTTACAAACTTTCTCGACGGCTGTTTTCTGATACTCACTCGAAACAACCCCTGAAACCACGGCGTCTACGTTAATTCTTCCAAGCACCTCCTCTAGTTCACTAATTTCTCGGTCCTTCAACCCGGAGGAGGGAACGGGGACATAGGGGAGGCCGGCGGCTTCCGCTTGTAGTTTTGTCAACTTTATGTTCGGTACGTGGAACATGTAGCTGTCATCCCTCTCTGGGATGAAAGAGACAAGTGCCTCGATTTCGAAGTTATTGTTAAGTGCCCATAGTAGGGCTAGGCTCGAGTCTTTTCCACCGCTGAAAAGCACAGCTACT
It contains:
- the gatC gene encoding Asp-tRNA(Asn)/Glu-tRNA(Gln) amidotransferase subunit GatC codes for the protein MITEEVIRHVAWLARIKLTKDEEEKFAQQLRKIVEYFDIISRVDTSNVEPTFHVLDLYNVFREDEEGESLPQEVVLKSAHESENGFVKAPRIL
- a CDS encoding TIGR00289 family protein; this encodes MRVAVLFSGGKDSSLALLWALNNNFEIEALVSFIPERDDSYMFHVPNIKLTKLQAEAAGLPYVPVPSSGLKDREISELEEVLGRINVDAVVSGVVSSEYQKTAVEKVCKRLELKYFTPLWHINETLLLLNVVNLGFDARFCGVYALGFTRNWLGRKLDHAAIADLLLLKKTYGVSMAGEGGEYETLVLDAPYYKKRVEIVDAETYWDDFRGQLLVKKARLAEKGRGEK